Proteins from one Natrinema salinisoli genomic window:
- a CDS encoding RICIN domain-containing protein, whose translation MIDNNTQSSTGESSADSETDNTTVDGGGRDLARRTLLKATGTATAVATGIGAFSGNAAALSCGDYLDAPSGYPHLNYGRLNGIRSGMKYRFVNAHSGNVLDVSNASPDDGANVHQWAWADGDNQVWRLERVADGQYRFVAEHSGKVLDVTGGSADNGANIHQWEWVGNDNQKWHVDSVGDNGEHRLRAAHSDKVADVFDGSTDDGANVHQWGWHGGDNQKWFPEFAHNDGTLLVFTHGWLEEIGGSAEDQAYNAEVALREAGYDGPVIGNEYDSLDLDWWDATDEAERAGRIFGDWLARFRQRNPSTTVRVMGHSLGAMMTLSALNRLADRGEWIHSLDLVGGAVDHDSIGDTWTNGVENAVGEVHNYHSYNDSILDVIYEVGEWDDALGYSGAEGWTPDNYSDHDVSDDVGSHCEYFKRGGCMHRVVANW comes from the coding sequence ACAACAACACGCAATCATCGACAGGGGAATCGAGCGCTGATTCAGAGACGGACAACACGACTGTAGACGGTGGGGGCCGCGACCTCGCACGCCGGACACTTCTGAAAGCCACCGGTACTGCTACGGCGGTGGCGACCGGTATCGGGGCGTTCTCCGGCAACGCGGCAGCACTCAGCTGTGGCGACTACCTCGACGCCCCGAGCGGGTATCCGCACCTGAACTACGGGCGGCTCAACGGTATCCGGTCGGGCATGAAATACCGGTTCGTGAACGCCCACAGCGGAAACGTCCTCGACGTCTCGAACGCGTCTCCGGACGACGGCGCGAACGTCCACCAGTGGGCCTGGGCCGACGGGGACAATCAGGTCTGGCGACTCGAGCGCGTCGCCGACGGCCAGTACAGATTCGTCGCCGAACACAGCGGAAAGGTCCTCGACGTCACAGGCGGGTCCGCCGATAACGGAGCCAATATCCACCAGTGGGAGTGGGTCGGCAACGACAACCAGAAGTGGCACGTGGACTCGGTCGGCGACAACGGTGAACACCGGTTGCGGGCCGCTCACAGCGACAAGGTCGCCGACGTCTTCGATGGGTCCACGGACGACGGCGCGAACGTCCACCAGTGGGGCTGGCACGGCGGCGACAACCAGAAGTGGTTCCCCGAGTTCGCCCACAACGACGGGACGCTGCTCGTCTTCACGCACGGCTGGCTCGAGGAGATCGGCGGAAGCGCCGAGGATCAGGCTTACAACGCGGAAGTCGCGCTTCGCGAAGCGGGCTACGATGGCCCGGTCATCGGCAACGAATACGACTCGCTCGACCTGGACTGGTGGGACGCCACGGACGAGGCCGAACGCGCCGGCCGCATCTTCGGCGACTGGCTGGCGCGGTTCCGCCAACGTAACCCTTCGACCACCGTCCGGGTCATGGGCCACTCGCTGGGCGCGATGATGACACTATCTGCACTGAACCGGCTGGCCGATCGCGGAGAGTGGATCCACTCGTTGGACCTGGTGGGCGGTGCCGTCGACCACGACTCTATCGGCGATACCTGGACGAACGGCGTCGAGAACGCCGTCGGCGAGGTCCACAACTATCACAGCTACAACGATAGCATCCTCGACGTCATCTACGAGGTCGGCGAGTGGGACGACGCACTCGGCTACTCCGGTGCCGAGGGGTGGACACCCGACAACTATTCCGACCACGACGTCTCCGACGACGTCGGCTCACACTGCGAGTACTTCAAACGCGGCGGCTGTATGCACCGCGTCGTCGCCAACTGGTGA
- a CDS encoding ribose 1,5-bisphosphate isomerase, translated as MDEGEPGVVPAIESTAEDIAEMRTRGAATIADAAAAALATQADRSTAETPAAFRRELRAAARTLYETRPTAVSLPNALRYVLRGMDGDTVADLRASTIARAEAFQRDLARAQETLGEIGANRLQDGDVVMTHCHSTDALSCIEAALEDGKALEAIVKETRPRKQGHITARQLREWDVPVTLIVDNAARRYLDGTDHVLVGADSIAADGSVINKIGTSGLAVNARERGVPLMVAAQTIKLHPDTMTGHTVEIELRDESEVLTDEERASIVDSEPTGGDDGERSSETDGPLTVENPAFDVTPARYVDAIVTERGQFPPESIVTLMRELFGETTGEPWEA; from the coding sequence ATGGACGAGGGCGAACCCGGCGTTGTTCCGGCCATCGAATCCACCGCCGAGGACATCGCCGAGATGCGGACTCGCGGTGCGGCGACGATTGCAGACGCAGCCGCGGCGGCGCTGGCGACCCAGGCCGACCGATCCACCGCCGAGACTCCGGCGGCGTTCCGACGGGAGCTACGGGCCGCCGCCAGAACGCTCTACGAGACCCGGCCGACCGCGGTGAGCCTCCCCAACGCGCTCCGGTACGTGCTTCGCGGCATGGACGGCGACACCGTCGCCGACCTCCGGGCGTCGACCATCGCCCGCGCCGAAGCGTTCCAGCGCGATCTCGCGCGGGCCCAGGAGACCCTCGGCGAAATCGGCGCGAACCGGCTCCAGGACGGCGACGTCGTCATGACCCACTGTCACTCGACGGACGCCCTCTCGTGTATCGAGGCCGCACTCGAGGACGGGAAAGCCCTCGAGGCGATCGTCAAGGAAACACGACCCAGGAAACAGGGCCACATCACGGCGCGGCAGTTGCGCGAGTGGGACGTCCCGGTGACGCTAATCGTGGACAACGCGGCCCGCCGCTACCTCGACGGGACGGATCACGTGCTCGTCGGGGCCGACAGCATCGCGGCGGACGGCAGCGTGATCAACAAGATCGGGACGAGCGGGCTGGCGGTCAACGCCCGCGAGCGCGGCGTGCCGCTGATGGTCGCGGCCCAGACGATCAAACTTCATCCCGATACGATGACGGGCCACACCGTCGAGATCGAACTGCGTGACGAGAGCGAAGTGCTGACCGACGAGGAGCGAGCGTCGATCGTCGATTCCGAACCGACTGGTGGGGACGATGGCGAACGCAGCTCCGAGACGGACGGGCCGCTGACCGTCGAGAACCCTGCATTCGACGTGACGCCGGCGCGGTACGTCGATGCGATCGTCACCGAACGCGGCCAGTTCCCGCCGGAAAGCATCGTGACGCTCATGCGCGAATTATTCGGCGAGACGACCGGCGAACCCTGGGAGGCGTGA
- a CDS encoding DUF63 family protein: MVLPEGFVVPPWYLVVPVLVILGGIIALLWALEPPVTDRTVIAFAPWMMFGATLHVLYKMGTFPSSIEPLFTAPMVYAVTAVVTGLVWIIGVFLHVGGLQETISRFVGITGTAFFTVFAMFALFLSLEIGTLAPFWPVIAVVVAGIVTAIAWLALGLWFTDVAATTGATGVLVVFGHTLDGVTTAIGYDILSATENVPLSLLLLEAGGSLPTAEYIGAGWLFVLVKVGLAMVILGLFREYVEEQPQQARLLLAFVAAVGLGPAVHNTLLFTVA, from the coding sequence ATGGTGTTACCCGAGGGGTTCGTCGTTCCACCGTGGTATCTGGTGGTGCCGGTTCTCGTTATTCTCGGCGGTATCATCGCTCTCCTGTGGGCGCTCGAGCCGCCGGTGACCGATCGAACGGTGATCGCCTTCGCCCCGTGGATGATGTTCGGTGCGACCCTTCACGTCCTCTACAAGATGGGCACGTTTCCGTCGAGCATCGAGCCGCTGTTTACCGCGCCGATGGTGTATGCGGTCACGGCGGTGGTCACGGGACTCGTCTGGATTATCGGCGTGTTCCTCCACGTCGGCGGCCTCCAGGAAACGATCTCCCGGTTCGTCGGTATCACCGGCACGGCGTTTTTCACCGTCTTCGCGATGTTCGCGCTCTTCCTCAGCCTCGAAATCGGAACGCTCGCGCCGTTCTGGCCGGTCATCGCCGTCGTCGTCGCCGGTATCGTGACCGCGATCGCCTGGCTCGCACTGGGCCTCTGGTTTACCGACGTCGCGGCGACGACGGGCGCGACGGGCGTGCTCGTCGTCTTCGGCCACACGCTGGACGGGGTCACGACCGCGATCGGATACGATATCCTCTCGGCCACCGAGAACGTTCCGCTCTCCTTGTTACTCCTCGAGGCCGGCGGATCGTTACCGACTGCGGAATACATCGGCGCCGGCTGGCTGTTCGTCCTCGTCAAGGTCGGACTCGCGATGGTCATCCTCGGACTGTTCCGAGAGTACGTGGAGGAGCAACCACAGCAGGCCCGACTACTCCTCGCGTTCGTCGCCGCGGTCGGGCTCGGACCGGCCGTTCACAACACTCTGCTGTTCACCGTCGCCTGA
- a CDS encoding carbohydrate kinase family protein — protein MDSVTVLTAGHVNWDVTLRVDRFPEPDGEASIRSQHQSGGGSAANVAAALAGLEIEAELIGSVGDDDHGLLARRELEAAGVSLDGLREIEGAETAVKYLLVDETGEVAVLGNDGVNEAVTPDDLEPARIRAVDHVHLTGQRPDTAAAIARIASEADVPVSFDPGRRLGDREYGEAIALADILFVTDREARALFGVDGIDGAARDRIVIVTCGADGAEAYTPDGTAVHGGFDVDPVDTAGAGDAFAAGFLAAWLEERDIDRALAHGNVCGAVTAGRDGARSAPTADRLEDVLSRQS, from the coding sequence ATGGATTCGGTTACGGTACTCACCGCCGGCCACGTCAACTGGGACGTGACTCTTCGGGTCGACAGGTTCCCCGAACCCGACGGCGAGGCGTCGATCCGCTCGCAGCACCAGTCGGGCGGCGGGAGCGCTGCCAACGTCGCCGCGGCGCTCGCCGGCCTCGAGATCGAGGCCGAACTGATCGGCAGCGTCGGCGACGACGATCACGGCCTCCTCGCGCGGCGAGAACTCGAGGCCGCGGGCGTCTCCCTCGACGGCCTGCGAGAGATCGAGGGGGCCGAAACGGCGGTCAAATACCTCCTCGTCGACGAAACGGGAGAGGTCGCGGTGCTGGGAAACGACGGCGTCAACGAGGCGGTGACGCCGGACGACCTCGAGCCGGCCCGGATTCGGGCGGTCGATCACGTTCACCTCACGGGCCAGCGACCCGACACGGCGGCCGCGATCGCGCGGATCGCGAGCGAGGCCGACGTCCCCGTCAGCTTCGATCCCGGACGCCGGCTCGGGGATCGGGAGTACGGCGAGGCGATCGCGCTCGCGGACATCCTCTTCGTGACCGATCGGGAGGCGAGGGCGCTGTTCGGCGTCGACGGGATCGACGGGGCGGCCCGCGATCGGATCGTGATCGTCACTTGCGGTGCCGACGGCGCGGAAGCGTACACGCCCGACGGCACCGCCGTTCACGGGGGCTTCGACGTCGATCCCGTCGATACCGCCGGTGCGGGGGACGCCTTCGCGGCGGGATTTCTCGCGGCGTGGCTCGAGGAGCGCGATATCGACCGCGCACTCGCGCACGGGAACGTGTGCGGCGCAGTGACCGCCGGCCGCGACGGTGCGCGGAGCGCGCCGACGGCTGATCGCCTCGAAGACGTTCTCAGCCGGCAGTCGTAA
- a CDS encoding HalOD1 output domain-containing protein yields the protein MTEGRVNDAHGCGLRRRIQYERRVDEPPSIAAAMALARYHGDDVTAASTQLYDYIDPDALDALFAETNRGDARSEGRVEFETDDAVVTIRPERVEVSSDT from the coding sequence ATGACGGAAGGAAGGGTAAACGACGCTCACGGCTGCGGTCTCAGACGCCGCATCCAGTACGAGCGACGAGTGGACGAACCGCCGAGCATCGCCGCTGCGATGGCACTGGCCCGCTACCACGGAGACGACGTCACTGCGGCCAGCACGCAGCTCTACGATTACATCGATCCGGACGCGCTCGATGCCCTCTTCGCCGAGACGAACCGCGGTGATGCCCGATCGGAGGGGCGCGTCGAGTTCGAGACCGACGACGCGGTGGTCACGATCCGACCCGAGCGCGTCGAGGTGTCTTCGGACACCTGA
- a CDS encoding nucleoside phosphorylase, whose amino-acid sequence MATQPHLLVDDGDLTDIALIPGDPGRVDRIADHCDESETIAQNREYKVVNATYEGRELTICSTGIGCPSAAIAIEELANVGVETFIRVGTTGALQSEIEIGDMIVATGAAKNEGTSKRYEAAEYPAVPDYDVLSALVDSAEANDEDVHVGPIASDDAYYAETDAYVDDWEAAGMLSVEMEAAAVFSLARRKGLRAGAICTVDGNLVEGTQKGTDTEDDELPEKAKNNVGRAIDLSLEAATTL is encoded by the coding sequence ATGGCGACCCAGCCACACTTACTGGTCGACGACGGGGACCTGACAGACATCGCGCTCATTCCGGGCGATCCCGGACGGGTCGATCGCATCGCCGACCACTGCGACGAGTCGGAGACGATCGCGCAAAACCGCGAGTACAAGGTCGTCAACGCGACCTACGAGGGACGGGAGCTGACGATCTGTTCGACGGGGATCGGCTGCCCCTCCGCCGCGATCGCCATCGAAGAACTGGCCAACGTCGGCGTCGAGACGTTCATCCGCGTCGGGACGACTGGGGCGCTCCAGTCGGAGATCGAAATCGGCGACATGATCGTCGCGACCGGCGCGGCGAAAAACGAGGGGACGAGCAAGCGCTACGAGGCCGCCGAATACCCCGCGGTGCCGGACTACGACGTGTTGTCTGCGCTGGTCGACTCCGCCGAAGCCAACGACGAGGACGTCCACGTCGGCCCCATCGCCTCCGACGACGCCTACTACGCCGAGACCGACGCGTACGTCGACGACTGGGAAGCCGCCGGTATGCTGTCAGTCGAGATGGAAGCCGCCGCGGTCTTCTCGCTGGCCCGCCGCAAGGGACTCCGAGCCGGCGCGATCTGTACCGTCGACGGCAACCTCGTCGAAGGCACGCAGAAGGGTACCGACACCGAAGACGACGAACTGCCCGAAAAGGCGAAGAACAACGTCGGCCGTGCGATCGATCTCTCGCTCGAGGCCGCGACCACTCTCTAA
- a CDS encoding Lrp/AsnC family transcriptional regulator: MDYRLDEIDRRIIHALMAEARNTSAPTIAEDVNVSPGTIRNRIAQLEEQGVITGYHAAIDFEQAESYLPNLFMCNAPVSERESIATQAQIIPGVINVRELLTGRRNLHVLAVGADTEDLRRIARSLSDLGLEIEDEVLVQNETTQPYSPFGPGNQTREAMLTDFISLSGDAEVAEVTVDRDAPVAGTSLQEAARRETFTDDTLVIAIERDDTVLTPHGDTEIRPDDIVTVFSRNGVTEETIKSFRSSETADT; the protein is encoded by the coding sequence ATGGACTATCGACTCGACGAGATCGATCGTCGAATTATACACGCGCTGATGGCCGAGGCCCGGAACACGTCGGCTCCGACGATCGCGGAGGACGTCAACGTCTCCCCGGGAACGATCCGAAACCGCATCGCGCAACTCGAGGAGCAGGGCGTCATAACCGGCTATCACGCGGCCATCGACTTCGAACAGGCCGAGAGCTATCTTCCGAATCTCTTCATGTGTAACGCCCCCGTCTCCGAGCGCGAATCGATCGCCACACAAGCCCAGATAATCCCCGGCGTGATCAACGTTCGAGAGCTGTTGACCGGTCGCCGAAACCTGCACGTGCTCGCGGTCGGGGCCGATACCGAGGATCTCCGCCGGATCGCCCGCTCGCTCTCGGATCTCGGGCTCGAGATCGAAGACGAAGTCCTCGTCCAGAACGAAACGACGCAACCGTACTCGCCCTTCGGACCAGGGAACCAGACGCGCGAGGCCATGCTGACGGACTTCATCAGTCTCTCGGGCGACGCCGAGGTCGCCGAGGTGACGGTCGATCGAGACGCCCCGGTCGCCGGTACGAGCCTGCAGGAGGCCGCCCGCCGCGAAACGTTCACCGACGACACGCTCGTGATCGCGATCGAACGGGACGACACCGTGTTGACCCCCCACGGAGACACGGAAATTCGACCGGACGACATCGTCACGGTCTTCTCTCGGAACGGCGTGACCGAGGAGACGATCAAAAGTTTTCGCTCGAGCGAGACCGCTGACACCTGA
- a CDS encoding HNH endonuclease, protein MTSRDWRADREAVFDRDAFTCRHCGTDADGDDESTALRLYPVGDVPLEGEVHESALVTVCADCFATLEEPERTESMAADDLFQLVRETTRLQGTTISAVAEFTSLATSLPSTLQSALDDGTDADVDDTLAEYRRDRRDILLAVAVVDARLERLSTLDDDAYDPEVRTALAAFSDAAADLQSTLREVVALSETVATGLERCHGCFDPLEGERCPTCGLEARETADWQDEDSTLAFDRLFATVNERLQGASETTETLTDRTTALAERLTA, encoded by the coding sequence GTGACTTCACGCGACTGGCGTGCCGACCGGGAGGCCGTGTTCGACCGCGACGCGTTCACGTGTCGACACTGCGGGACCGACGCCGACGGCGACGACGAATCGACCGCGCTCCGACTCTACCCCGTGGGGGACGTTCCCCTCGAGGGGGAGGTCCACGAGAGCGCGCTCGTCACCGTTTGTGCGGACTGTTTCGCGACGCTCGAAGAACCCGAGAGGACGGAGTCGATGGCCGCCGACGACCTGTTTCAACTCGTCCGCGAGACCACCCGACTGCAGGGGACGACGATCTCGGCGGTCGCCGAGTTCACGTCGCTCGCGACCTCGCTCCCGTCGACCCTCCAGTCCGCTCTCGACGACGGGACCGACGCGGACGTCGACGACACGCTCGCCGAGTACCGCCGGGACAGACGCGACATCCTGCTCGCAGTGGCCGTCGTCGACGCCCGCCTCGAGCGGCTGTCGACCCTCGACGACGACGCGTACGATCCCGAGGTTCGAACGGCGCTCGCAGCGTTCTCCGACGCAGCGGCCGACCTGCAGTCGACCCTGCGCGAGGTCGTCGCGCTGAGCGAAACCGTCGCGACCGGTCTCGAGCGCTGTCACGGCTGTTTCGACCCACTCGAGGGGGAGCGGTGTCCGACCTGCGGCCTCGAGGCCCGCGAGACGGCCGACTGGCAGGACGAGGACAGTACCCTCGCGTTCGACCGGCTGTTCGCGACGGTCAACGAACGGCTCCAGGGAGCCTCCGAGACGACCGAGACGTTGACCGATCGGACGACGGCGCTGGCGGAGCGGCTCACGGCGTGA
- a CDS encoding amphi-Trp domain-containing protein → MNDSPDDTDRPEASDEAEETEFELERGYDRADLAPVFREFATAFEDGRPVRLNGEDRTVRIAVPERVTAAFEAELESDGESSVGELELELEWDDADGSSVRVADRDSAGDDGEDRESTDATDVDAATAVMPLEGVADRGGAGEDADADGAAVTADVEGDASAEGSSESGRTSRFEVYEDKGGQWRWRLVHWNGNIVADSGEGYASRSNAERAARSVMRSAPTATIRRLD, encoded by the coding sequence ATGAACGATTCGCCGGACGATACGGATCGACCGGAAGCGTCGGACGAAGCGGAAGAAACTGAATTCGAACTCGAGCGCGGATACGACCGCGCGGACCTCGCTCCCGTCTTCCGCGAGTTCGCCACCGCGTTCGAGGACGGACGGCCCGTTCGCCTGAACGGGGAGGATCGAACCGTCAGGATCGCCGTCCCGGAGCGAGTCACCGCCGCCTTCGAGGCCGAACTCGAGTCCGACGGCGAATCGTCGGTCGGCGAACTGGAACTGGAACTCGAGTGGGACGACGCCGACGGCTCGAGCGTTCGCGTCGCGGACCGCGACTCTGCCGGCGACGACGGCGAGGATCGCGAGTCAACTGACGCGACGGACGTCGACGCCGCGACGGCAGTGATGCCGCTCGAGGGGGTGGCGGACCGCGGCGGTGCGGGCGAGGACGCCGATGCGGACGGGGCGGCGGTGACTGCGGACGTCGAGGGCGACGCGAGTGCGGAGGGATCGAGCGAGTCCGGTCGAACCAGCCGGTTCGAGGTCTACGAGGACAAGGGCGGACAGTGGCGCTGGCGACTCGTCCACTGGAACGGGAACATCGTCGCCGACAGCGGCGAAGGCTACGCCTCGCGGTCGAACGCCGAACGAGCGGCCCGGAGCGTGATGCGGAGCGCACCGACGGCGACGATTCGGCGACTCGACTGA
- a CDS encoding DUF547 domain-containing protein, whose product MSTQLDPLSVSADLLYTVKTEGDADPLRERLAALDRSQLERALASREDKLSFWLNCYNAYAQLLLEEEDPDLIDGGLLERWKFFARDRIPVGGVWLSLNDIEHGLLRSSKQPWGFGYVPRLFPSSFERHFRLAECDPRVHFALGHDTEHSPPIAVYSPRDVDEDLDIAIEWFLEENVTYDSDENTATVPRLFRQYRGDFGGTYGIIGFLREYNAVPTDTTPSLEYERVDRSAELDVDLNADDVRP is encoded by the coding sequence ATGTCGACTCAGCTCGATCCCCTTTCGGTCTCGGCCGATCTCCTGTATACCGTCAAGACCGAGGGTGACGCCGATCCGCTTCGAGAGCGTCTGGCGGCGCTCGACCGATCGCAACTAGAGCGGGCTCTCGCCAGCCGAGAGGACAAACTCTCCTTCTGGCTCAACTGTTACAACGCCTACGCGCAACTCCTGTTGGAAGAGGAGGATCCCGACCTGATCGATGGCGGACTCCTCGAGCGCTGGAAGTTCTTCGCACGCGATCGAATCCCCGTCGGCGGGGTCTGGCTGAGTCTCAACGATATCGAACACGGATTGCTCCGCAGTTCGAAGCAGCCGTGGGGCTTCGGCTACGTCCCCCGGTTGTTCCCGTCGTCGTTCGAACGGCACTTCCGCCTCGCGGAGTGTGACCCGCGGGTTCACTTCGCGCTCGGTCACGACACCGAACACAGTCCGCCGATCGCGGTCTATTCGCCGCGAGACGTCGACGAGGACCTGGACATCGCCATCGAGTGGTTCCTCGAGGAGAACGTCACGTACGACTCGGACGAAAACACCGCGACCGTCCCGCGACTCTTCCGGCAGTATCGGGGCGATTTCGGCGGAACGTACGGCATCATCGGATTCCTCCGGGAGTACAACGCCGTCCCGACCGACACCACGCCGTCGCTGGAGTACGAACGGGTCGATCGATCCGCGGAGCTCGACGTCGATCTGAACGCCGACGACGTCCGGCCGTAG
- a CDS encoding AI-2E family transporter gives MNLSKGFLLVLVALFAYLSLLLVLPFSQYVLGAILIAYVLYPAQEQLENRVPPAIAALALVLLAVAGFVVPLVVIIAAVASDARQLLERINTDSIELAELERLMEERTGQRVDLPSAILDAAQNVGSVFLERSTEWFSAVTHILIGLGLAIFLLYYLLKDGDDLLAWMRELTPLPDDVQDDFYRRLDEVMWAVLAGHVLIALIQGTIAGLGLLATGVPNAAFWTFIMVILSLVPLIGSFLIWGPAVIFLFLTGEPLLAAGLFAYSVVVVGLSDDYLRPVLVDRYAELNPAVIILGVLGGVYAFGVMGLFYGPVVLGALMATLDVMNDHYDRLENEPGMK, from the coding sequence GTGAATCTCAGCAAGGGATTTCTCCTCGTCCTCGTCGCCCTCTTCGCGTACCTCTCCTTGTTACTCGTCTTGCCGTTCTCCCAGTACGTCCTCGGTGCGATCCTCATCGCGTACGTCCTCTATCCCGCACAGGAGCAACTCGAGAACCGAGTGCCGCCGGCGATCGCCGCACTCGCGCTCGTGTTGCTCGCAGTCGCCGGGTTCGTCGTCCCGCTGGTCGTCATTATCGCGGCGGTCGCCAGCGACGCTCGGCAACTCCTCGAGCGCATCAACACCGACTCCATCGAGCTGGCCGAACTCGAGCGGTTGATGGAGGAACGGACCGGCCAGCGCGTCGATCTGCCGTCCGCGATCCTCGATGCCGCACAGAACGTCGGGTCGGTGTTTCTCGAGCGGTCGACCGAGTGGTTCAGCGCGGTGACGCACATCCTGATCGGGCTCGGCCTCGCGATCTTTCTCCTCTACTACCTGCTCAAGGACGGCGACGATCTGCTGGCCTGGATGCGGGAGCTGACGCCGCTCCCGGACGACGTCCAGGACGATTTCTACCGGCGACTCGACGAGGTGATGTGGGCCGTCCTCGCGGGTCACGTCCTGATCGCGCTCATTCAGGGCACCATCGCCGGACTGGGGCTGCTCGCGACGGGCGTTCCGAACGCCGCGTTCTGGACGTTCATCATGGTCATCCTCTCGTTAGTCCCGCTGATCGGTTCGTTCCTGATCTGGGGACCGGCCGTTATCTTCCTCTTCCTGACCGGCGAACCGCTGCTCGCGGCGGGGCTGTTCGCCTACAGCGTCGTCGTCGTCGGTCTCTCCGACGACTATCTCCGCCCCGTCCTCGTCGATCGGTACGCCGAACTCAACCCCGCCGTCATCATCCTCGGCGTCCTCGGGGGCGTCTACGCCTTCGGCGTCATGGGTCTGTTCTACGGCCCCGTCGTCCTCGGCGCGCTGATGGCGACGCTCGACGTGATGAACGACCACTACGATCGGCTCGAGAACGAACCCGGGATGAAGTAA
- a CDS encoding winged helix-turn-helix transcriptional regulator has product MTDTRQQIRTHVGANAGIHFNELVRESDFAPGQVQYHVRRLREDGRLVREEFYGRTHYYPPTYDEWERAALALFRRETAREIVVYLIEREPAAPGEVADALEIARSTLEYHLDRLVDHDLVEKRYDDRNRVRLELAEPEATGRLLTTVTPTVPDRLVDRFTRLVDELLAGTREP; this is encoded by the coding sequence ATGACCGACACTCGACAACAGATCCGGACGCACGTCGGCGCGAACGCCGGCATCCACTTCAACGAACTCGTCAGGGAGTCGGACTTTGCACCGGGGCAAGTCCAGTATCACGTCCGGCGGCTCCGCGAGGATGGACGGCTCGTCCGCGAGGAATTCTACGGTCGAACGCACTACTATCCTCCGACGTACGACGAGTGGGAACGGGCCGCGCTGGCACTGTTCCGCCGAGAGACCGCCCGCGAGATCGTCGTCTACCTGATCGAACGCGAGCCGGCCGCACCCGGTGAGGTTGCCGACGCCCTCGAGATAGCCCGCAGCACGCTCGAGTACCACCTCGACCGGCTGGTCGACCACGACCTCGTCGAAAAGCGCTACGACGACCGAAATCGCGTGCGCCTCGAACTCGCCGAGCCCGAGGCGACGGGGCGACTACTGACGACGGTGACGCCGACGGTCCCCGATCGGCTCGTCGATCGGTTCACGCGACTCGTCGACGAGTTGCTGGCGGGCACGCGCGAGCCGTAG
- a CDS encoding heavy metal-binding domain-containing protein: protein MEVEAIAVSDAGDVSNGFEDGAIPEYCGVISGEACIGSTVGSGIATGVRDAGGQSGSDEKNIETGRTEAIAALESDGMISSAATADRRRQFPGVGNGRNSL from the coding sequence ATCGAAGTCGAAGCGATCGCCGTTTCCGACGCAGGTGACGTCTCGAACGGATTCGAGGACGGAGCGATACCGGAGTACTGCGGCGTGATCTCGGGAGAGGCATGTATCGGGTCGACCGTCGGCAGCGGCATCGCTACCGGGGTCCGAGACGCCGGTGGACAGAGCGGGTCAGACGAGAAGAACATCGAAACTGGCCGAACGGAAGCGATCGCGGCGCTCGAGTCCGACGGGATGATCTCGTCGGCTGCGACCGCGGATCGTAGACGGCAGTTCCCGGGGGTTGGGAACGGGCGAAACTCGTTATAG
- a CDS encoding SPW repeat domain-containing protein: MSDTATNPERDTRADYNSLNTDAMQWVSALAALIGLYLVASPFLFESTDAATWNDTLVGTAIFLTAGYNFYRLSKDRLASVGVASLTVLLGLWALVSPSIIEMGSNELATGTAISGLLVAVLAAYNAYANSKADTPERTRARA, translated from the coding sequence ATGAGTGACACAGCAACCAACCCGGAGCGCGATACCCGAGCCGACTACAATTCCCTGAACACGGACGCGATGCAATGGGTGAGCGCCCTCGCCGCACTGATCGGTCTCTACCTCGTCGCCTCGCCGTTCCTGTTCGAGTCGACGGACGCCGCGACCTGGAACGACACGCTCGTCGGGACGGCGATCTTCCTGACCGCCGGCTACAACTTCTACCGGCTGTCGAAAGACCGGCTGGCGAGCGTCGGCGTCGCATCGCTGACCGTCCTGCTGGGGCTGTGGGCGCTCGTTTCGCCCTCCATCATCGAGATGGGGAGCAACGAGCTCGCGACCGGCACCGCGATCTCCGGCCTGCTCGTCGCCGTCCTCGCGGCGTACAACGCCTACGCGAATAGCAAGGCCGACACGCCCGAACGAACGCGTGCTCGCGCCTGA